Below is a genomic region from Synergistaceae bacterium.
CCAGCACACGTTCCAACACTTTTACCCGCTTCAGCTCGTCTATGCTCAATGTCACTCGCTCCCGTTTCATGCGGACATTTTCCCTGACGAGTTACAGGAGGACATTATCACAGACGAACAACAGGCAGGAGCCGCCGCCTTGACTTGAATGAGGTTTTGATTGATAATACTGCGGTAAAATTTCGTTTGTCTTGGGGTGTAGCCAAGCGGCAAGGCAGCGGACTTTGGCTCCGCCATCGTTGGTTCGAATCCAGCCACCCCAGCCAGTTGTCAGTCCAGTCTCGTCAGAGCCCTGAGTCCTCTTTCCCGTCCGATTCCCGATATTCAGGCACCATTTTCCGGAGAAGCTCAGGAACGGAGCTGCCCTCCTTCAGGCTTTCCTCCAGCAGCAGAGGCAGATTTTCCGTCTCCGTTTCCCCGGTCAGCAGGGATGAAGCGTAAACCTTCGGGTGCGCCGTCGGCCGGACCGAGCCGGCGTCGTAAAAAAGTTCCTCGAACAGTTTTTCTCCGGGACGTATCCCCGTAAATACGATTGGAATATCCTTATAGGGCTGATAGCCGTGCAGCCGGATCAAAATTTCCGCCATCTCCAGAATGACCACCGGCTCTCCCATGTCCAGCACGAACAGCTCTCCCCCGCCGCCCATGGCTCCGGCCTGGACCACGAGACTGACGGCCTCGGGAATCAGCATAAAATAACGCTTCATCGCCGGGTCTGTTACGGTTACAGGGCCTCCGGCGGAAATTTGCGCCTCGAACTTCGGGATCACGCTTCCCCGACTGCCCAGAACGTTCCCGAACCGGACCGCCATGTAAATCGTCCCCGGGAAACGCTTCTGAATGCCGCCCAGCAGAAGTTCGGCAACCCGCTTGCTTGCCCCCATGACGCTGGAGGGGTTGACGGCCTTGTCCGTGGAGATCATGACCATTCTCTCGGCGCCAAACTCGCCCGCCAGCCGCGCGATGGTCGCGCTTCCCATAGCGTTGACGCGAAGGGCTTCTCTCGGATTGGTCTCCATCAGGGGAACATGCTTATGGGCGGCGGCGTGGAAAACAACCTGCGGGCGCCAGGTCCGAAAAAGCTCTCTCATGGCCGTCTCGTCAGCCACGTCGGCCACCACGGGGCGGAGGGGAACGGAAGAGGGAAGACGGCTCATGCTTTCCAGCAAAAGGTACAAAGACTGCTCTCCATGCCCCAGCAGAACGATCTCTCTGGGATTGTTCAGAAGAACCTGGCGGACGATTTCGCTGCCGATGGACCCCCCCGCCCCCGTGACCAGAACGGTCCGGTCCCGCAGATAGGCGGAGATGCTGTGGAGGTCGATCTGAACTGGCTCACGTCCCAGCAGATCTTCCAGACGAATGTGCCGCAGCCGGCTTACGGAAATATGA
It encodes:
- a CDS encoding polysaccharide biosynthesis protein; protein product: MSILKHTLLNRFFDWWKKLSGHGFWVALFDFLLLSFAVYLGYAIRLTLFIPRVNLIDCFRVMRAFPSIVVLVFFLGRQYRTLWAQAGLEDYVRFARLYILGALIFVSIHYAAWYHFAWRYALVPRTSLIIMLFAGMIFCGGLRVSWRLVHTPLSSPPRRSRALIVGAGEAGTLLARDLLRSQGELIPCGFVDDDPQKKGKNIAGLSVLGETEDLPGLIRGGEIDVVLVALPSASGRKIRALYDMLAPLGISVRVLPSLLELAGGHISVSRLRHIRLEDLLGREPVQIDLHSISAYLRDRTVLVTGAGGSIGSEIVRQVLLNNPREIVLLGHGEQSLYLLLESMSRLPSSVPLRPVVADVADETAMRELFRTWRPQVVFHAAAHKHVPLMETNPREALRVNAMGSATIARLAGEFGAERMVMISTDKAVNPSSVMGASKRVAELLLGGIQKRFPGTIYMAVRFGNVLGSRGSVIPKFEAQISAGGPVTVTDPAMKRYFMLIPEAVSLVVQAGAMGGGGELFVLDMGEPVVILEMAEILIRLHGYQPYKDIPIVFTGIRPGEKLFEELFYDAGSVRPTAHPKVYASSLLTGETETENLPLLLEESLKEGSSVPELLRKMVPEYRESDGKEDSGL